A section of the Constrictibacter sp. MBR-5 genome encodes:
- a CDS encoding helix-turn-helix domain-containing protein produces MFHVTVLFLNGGCASTAILPTEIFRFAGVFWNLLRETRVEPAFRVTTASADGRAAVMDRLVSISPACAVADVERPDLVFVPAGGLPVEDLVETGYLIDEVIARNAAIVPWLRRWADDGARIAGVCSGVALIAQAGLLDGKQATTHWALDAVYRDRFPNVDWQTDRLITDAGDVYCGGGINAAADLALYLVEKFGSRAIALECAKSLLIEMPRALQLTFAQGGLRRPHGDAAIASAEDWLHANFTQPVNLEALAAQLAMSPRNFVRRFKTATGHTPREYLQGLRVAAAKHHLETGRRTVQQVCDAVGYRDPIFFRNLFRRYTGLCPARYRERFGAWAPIAPAAGRAKAQRERASSRSML; encoded by the coding sequence ATGTTCCATGTGACCGTCCTGTTCCTGAACGGCGGGTGCGCATCGACAGCCATCCTGCCGACCGAGATATTCCGGTTTGCCGGCGTGTTCTGGAACCTGTTGCGCGAGACTCGCGTCGAGCCGGCGTTCCGCGTCACGACGGCTTCGGCGGACGGCCGGGCGGCGGTCATGGATCGTCTCGTGTCGATTTCGCCGGCCTGTGCCGTCGCGGATGTCGAGCGCCCGGATCTGGTGTTCGTGCCCGCCGGCGGTCTCCCGGTCGAGGATCTGGTCGAGACCGGCTATCTGATCGACGAGGTGATCGCGCGCAACGCGGCCATCGTGCCGTGGCTGCGGCGCTGGGCTGACGACGGGGCACGCATCGCCGGCGTCTGCTCCGGCGTCGCACTGATCGCTCAGGCGGGCCTTCTCGACGGAAAGCAGGCGACGACGCACTGGGCTCTGGACGCGGTCTACCGCGACCGCTTTCCGAACGTGGATTGGCAGACCGACCGGTTGATCACCGACGCCGGAGACGTCTACTGCGGCGGCGGCATCAATGCGGCCGCCGATCTCGCGCTCTATCTCGTCGAGAAGTTCGGCTCGCGTGCGATTGCGCTGGAATGCGCGAAGTCCCTGCTGATCGAAATGCCGCGAGCGCTGCAACTCACATTCGCCCAGGGCGGCCTGCGCCGGCCGCACGGGGATGCTGCCATCGCCAGTGCGGAGGACTGGCTCCACGCCAACTTCACGCAACCGGTAAACCTGGAGGCGCTGGCGGCGCAACTGGCGATGAGCCCGCGGAACTTCGTCAGGCGCTTCAAGACTGCCACCGGCCACACGCCGCGCGAGTACCTTCAAGGGCTACGTGTCGCTGCGGCAAAGCATCATCTGGAAACCGGCCGGCGCACCGTGCAGCAGGTCTGCGATGCCGTCGGCTACCGCGATCCCATCTTCTTTCGCAATCTCTTTCGGCGCTATACGGGCCTGTGTCCGGCGCGCTATCGGGAGCGTTTCGGCGCATGGGCGCCCATCGCTCCGGCGGCGGGGCGAGCCAAGGCTCAACGGGAGCGGGCGAGCTCGCGTTCGATGCTGTAG
- a CDS encoding DUF4242 domain-containing protein — protein MLRRFMIERDIPRVGAMSLSELGEAAKTSNGALAALAGIQWVQSYVAADKTFCIYLAEDEAVIRDHARLSGFPATRITELTTVIDPATEAHCAVTRTGG, from the coding sequence ATGCTCAGACGCTTCATGATCGAGCGAGACATTCCGCGCGTCGGTGCGATGTCGCTGTCCGAGTTGGGTGAAGCCGCGAAGACCTCGAACGGCGCACTCGCCGCCTTGGCGGGCATTCAGTGGGTACAGTCCTACGTCGCGGCCGACAAGACCTTCTGCATCTACCTGGCGGAGGACGAGGCGGTCATCCGTGACCATGCGCGCCTGTCGGGCTTTCCCGCCACGCGTATCACGGAACTAACGACCGTGATCGACCCCGCCACCGAAGCGCACTGCGCCGTCACGCGCACAGGAGGCTGA
- a CDS encoding selenium-binding protein SBP56-related protein, producing MPAHMLGRTALPLFVACAVVAFGASDTRADETCQSPYMPKITGEEEFVYVWTLGIKGLGDGFDKVVTIDVRKDSPTFGKVVDVDSVGGRHEAHHGGFTDDRRHFWVAGLSDSKIFIFDVATDPSNPKLVKTIDDFTEKSGGIVGPHGAYALPGRVMISGLSNTARDGRTGLVEYSNEGEYIATHWMPTAESTQGAEVEKIADGYGYDARVLPRKNVMLTSSFTGFDNYMRPLGELVQDAEAMKRFGQTMVLWDFHARKPKKVFHVPGVPLEVRWAWGPHNNYAFTSTALTSKLWLVYEDAGTWKAKEVADIGDPSKLPLPVDISLSADDRMLFVDTFMDGMTRVFDVSDPHKPKQIYEKKIGSQVNMVSQSWDGRRVYFTSSLLANWDKTGSDDEQFLKAYHWTGSELTPRFEIDFRAEKLGRPHLMRFGSASLYTN from the coding sequence ATGCCCGCCCACATGCTCGGCAGGACCGCCCTGCCCCTCTTCGTCGCCTGCGCCGTCGTCGCGTTCGGCGCCTCGGATACCCGGGCCGACGAAACCTGTCAGTCGCCCTACATGCCGAAAATCACCGGCGAAGAAGAGTTCGTCTATGTCTGGACCCTGGGCATCAAGGGCCTCGGCGACGGCTTCGACAAGGTCGTCACGATCGACGTCCGCAAGGACTCGCCGACCTTTGGCAAGGTGGTCGATGTCGATTCCGTCGGCGGACGCCACGAGGCGCACCATGGCGGCTTCACGGACGACCGGCGGCACTTCTGGGTCGCGGGCCTGTCGGACAGCAAGATCTTCATCTTCGACGTGGCGACAGATCCCTCGAATCCGAAGCTGGTCAAGACGATCGACGATTTCACCGAGAAGAGCGGCGGCATCGTGGGACCACACGGGGCGTATGCCCTGCCGGGGCGGGTGATGATTTCGGGCCTGTCGAACACGGCCCGCGACGGCCGGACAGGTCTCGTCGAATACTCTAACGAGGGCGAGTACATCGCGACCCACTGGATGCCGACGGCGGAGAGCACGCAGGGCGCCGAGGTGGAGAAGATCGCCGACGGCTACGGCTACGACGCGCGTGTCCTGCCCCGCAAGAACGTCATGCTCACCTCGTCCTTCACCGGCTTCGACAACTATATGCGCCCGCTCGGTGAGTTGGTGCAGGACGCCGAGGCGATGAAGCGGTTCGGGCAGACGATGGTGCTGTGGGATTTTCACGCCCGCAAGCCGAAGAAGGTGTTTCACGTCCCGGGCGTTCCGCTGGAGGTACGCTGGGCCTGGGGGCCGCACAACAACTATGCCTTCACGTCGACCGCGCTCACCTCGAAGCTGTGGCTGGTCTACGAGGACGCAGGTACCTGGAAGGCGAAGGAGGTCGCGGACATCGGCGATCCGTCCAAGCTGCCCCTTCCCGTGGACATCAGCCTCAGCGCCGACGACAGGATGCTGTTCGTCGACACCTTCATGGACGGCATGACGCGGGTGTTCGACGTATCCGACCCGCACAAGCCGAAGCAGATCTACGAAAAGAAGATCGGCAGCCAGGTGAACATGGTATCGCAGAGCTGGGACGGCCGACGGGTTTACTTCACCAGTTCGCTCCTGGCCAACTGGGACAAGACCGGCAGCGACGACGAGCAGTTCCTGAAGGCCTATCACTGGACGGGCAGCGAACTGACGCCGCGCTTCGAGATCGACTTCCGCGCCGAGAAGCTGGGACGACCGCATCTCATGCGGTTCGGTTCCGCCAGCCTCTACACGAACTGA
- a CDS encoding SCO family protein, whose amino-acid sequence MYRHALRAGLLIASLAWAPGMVAAHDGHAHGSPQPAPSTGYAYPLARPGTYALPAIKRAAGGSVLDEQGHRRDLADILRGRITVLAFIYTRCGDVCPTASMQLAALRDIAGRDLRGADRLQLISMSFDPDHDTPTVMAEHARQWRDGGRGPRWLFVTAPDRERLAPILSAYGQSVMPQPGPPGGPNLLAHILRVFLVDRSGMVRNIYSIDFLDPQLVLNDVRTLLLQEGRSPAPEARLR is encoded by the coding sequence ATGTACCGACACGCGCTTCGGGCCGGCTTGCTCATCGCGAGCCTGGCTTGGGCACCGGGGATGGTGGCCGCGCACGACGGGCACGCCCACGGCTCACCACAACCGGCGCCGAGCACCGGCTATGCCTATCCGCTCGCCCGACCCGGCACCTACGCCTTGCCAGCGATCAAGCGGGCGGCCGGCGGGAGCGTCCTGGACGAACAGGGACATCGCCGCGACCTCGCGGACATCCTCCGTGGCCGGATTACGGTCCTCGCCTTCATCTACACGCGATGCGGCGACGTTTGTCCGACAGCGAGCATGCAGCTCGCGGCGTTGCGCGACATCGCGGGCCGGGATCTCCGCGGCGCCGATCGGCTGCAGCTGATCTCGATGAGCTTCGATCCGGACCACGATACGCCGACGGTCATGGCGGAGCACGCCCGGCAGTGGCGCGACGGCGGCAGGGGGCCGCGCTGGCTGTTCGTCACGGCGCCTGACCGGGAGCGGCTGGCACCGATCCTGTCGGCCTACGGCCAGTCGGTCATGCCCCAGCCGGGGCCGCCCGGTGGGCCGAACCTGCTGGCCCACATTCTGCGGGTCTTCCTGGTCGATCGCTCCGGCATGGTGCGCAACATCTACAGCATCGACTTCCTCGACCCCCAACTGGTGCTGAACGACGTGCGCACGCTTCTCCTGCAGGAAGGCCGCAGTCCGGCCCCCGAAGCCCGGCTCCGCTAG
- a CDS encoding enoyl-CoA hydratase-related protein encodes MAEDVVLTEIDGRGVATVTLNRPEVNNAYNGDMILGLIAAFQKLGADPAVRVVTIRGNGRHFQAGADLKWIQSVSHLSAEENLRISMNTTNAIRGLNEFPKPTIALVHGGCFGGGTGMIAACDIVLASEDAIFAITESRWGLMAAPIIPQLNARMGLANVRRYALTSERFDARRAVELGLASEMCATGKLDEAAAPIIDALLMCGPDAIAETKACALEMAGQVVDDALADRLARQHAAKRGTAEAAEGLNSFLEKRKPNWYTGDK; translated from the coding sequence ATGGCGGAAGATGTCGTACTGACCGAAATTGACGGCCGAGGTGTCGCCACGGTGACCCTGAACCGGCCGGAGGTGAACAACGCCTACAACGGCGACATGATCCTGGGCCTGATCGCGGCGTTCCAGAAGCTGGGTGCCGACCCGGCGGTGCGGGTCGTGACGATCCGTGGCAACGGCCGGCACTTTCAGGCCGGCGCGGACCTGAAGTGGATCCAGTCGGTCAGCCATCTGTCCGCGGAGGAGAATCTGCGGATCTCGATGAACACGACGAATGCGATCCGCGGGCTGAACGAGTTCCCGAAGCCGACGATCGCCCTCGTGCACGGCGGCTGCTTCGGCGGCGGTACCGGCATGATCGCGGCCTGCGACATCGTGCTGGCGTCGGAGGACGCGATCTTCGCCATCACGGAGTCGCGATGGGGCCTGATGGCGGCACCCATCATCCCGCAGCTGAACGCCCGGATGGGCCTGGCCAACGTCCGCCGCTACGCGCTCACCTCGGAACGCTTCGATGCGCGCCGCGCCGTCGAACTCGGCCTCGCGAGCGAGATGTGCGCGACGGGCAAGCTCGACGAGGCCGCGGCACCGATCATCGACGCGCTGCTGATGTGCGGACCCGACGCGATCGCCGAGACCAAGGCCTGCGCCCTGGAGATGGCGGGGCAGGTCGTGGACGACGCCCTCGCCGACCGGCTCGCGCGGCAGCACGCCGCCAAGCGTGGCACGGCCGAGGCCGCGGAAGGCCTGAACAGCTTCCTGGAGAAGCGCAAGCCGAACTGGTACACCGGCGACAAGTAA